In Saccharothrix syringae, the following are encoded in one genomic region:
- a CDS encoding class I SAM-dependent methyltransferase, whose product MGPRVPDRRGVGGTGRGPARRLSRGRRRPGNAPTPGGGARGCAAPVQCGGRRLRPRRRTSRRPGVLDDPLAEAMPRPRWALVARAPRPRPFARWGRNSAFTLVAARPLGHDDAVRRALDDGVRQVVVAGYDSRAWRLARPGVRFFEVDHPATQADKRRRAPAGGPRYVPVDLAADPLDRALREAVLFVVEGLTPYLTEPRVRALLTALARLGGPPGGINPGAHFVEAVPARRDREHGPGTSDG is encoded by the coding sequence GTGGGCCCTCGCGTGCCTGACCGCCGCGGGGTCGGCGGCACTGGGCGCGGACCTGCTCGTCGCCTGAGCCGGGGCAGACGCCGCCCCGGGAACGCACCGACTCCCGGCGGTGGGGCGCGCGGCTGTGCCGCCCCGGTCCAGTGCGGCGGTCGACGCCTTCGGCCACGGCGCAGAACATCGCGCCGGCCCGGTGTCCTGGACGACCCGCTCGCCGAGGCGATGCCGCGCCCGCGCTGGGCGCTGGTGGCCCGGGCCCCGCGGCCGCGCCCGTTCGCCCGCTGGGGCCGCAACAGCGCCTTCACCCTCGTCGCGGCCCGGCCCCTCGGCCACGACGACGCGGTGCGGCGCGCGCTTGACGACGGTGTCCGCCAAGTCGTCGTCGCGGGTTACGACAGCCGCGCCTGGCGGCTCGCCCGGCCCGGCGTCCGGTTCTTCGAGGTCGACCACCCCGCGACGCAGGCGGACAAGCGCCGCCGCGCCCCCGCCGGAGGTCCCCGCTACGTGCCCGTCGACCTGGCGGCGGACCCGCTGGACCGCGCCCTGCGCGAGGCCGTGCTGTTCGTGGTCGAGGGCCTGACCCCGTACCTCACCGAGCCGCGGGTGCGGGCCCTGCTGACCGCGCTGGCCCGGCTCGGCGGCCCGCCCGGCGGGATCAACCCGGGCGCGCACTTCGTGGAGGCGGTCCCCGCCCGGCGGGACCGGGAGCACGGCCCGGGTACGTCGGACGGATGA
- a CDS encoding 4'-phosphopantetheinyl transferase family protein, translated as MITDLLPPPVSAVDSFGDPDGAVLFPEEEEHVAKAVDKRRREFTTGRHCARTALAALGFPPAPLLPGPKREPLWPAGVVGSITHCQGYRAAAVGLVGQVRTIGIDAEPNEPTPDGVLEAIAVPGELARMPALRAAGDKVAWDRLLFSAKETVYKAWYPLARRWLGFEDAEVTLNPDDGTFSARILVEPPVVDGFTLDGFTGRWLAREGFVVTAIAVPAR; from the coding sequence GTGATCACCGACCTGCTGCCGCCGCCGGTCTCGGCGGTCGACTCGTTCGGCGACCCCGACGGGGCGGTGCTGTTCCCCGAGGAGGAGGAGCACGTCGCCAAGGCGGTGGACAAGAGGCGCCGCGAGTTCACCACCGGGCGGCACTGCGCGCGCACCGCGCTGGCCGCGCTCGGCTTCCCGCCCGCGCCGCTGCTGCCCGGCCCCAAGCGCGAACCCCTGTGGCCCGCGGGCGTGGTCGGCAGCATCACGCACTGCCAGGGCTACCGGGCGGCGGCCGTGGGGCTGGTGGGGCAGGTGCGCACGATCGGGATCGACGCCGAGCCGAACGAGCCCACCCCGGACGGGGTGCTGGAGGCCATCGCCGTGCCCGGCGAGCTGGCCCGGATGCCCGCGCTGCGGGCGGCCGGCGACAAGGTCGCGTGGGACCGGCTGCTGTTCAGCGCGAAGGAGACGGTCTACAAGGCGTGGTACCCGCTGGCGCGCCGGTGGCTGGGGTTCGAGGACGCGGAGGTGACCCTCAACCCGGACGACGGCACGTTCAGCGCCCGCATCCTGGTGGAGCCGCCGGTCGTGGACGGGTTCACCCTCGACGGGTTCACCGGCCGGTGGCTGGCGCGGGAGGGGTTTGTGGTGACCGCCATCGCGGTACCCGCGCGCTGA
- a CDS encoding metallophosphoesterase family protein, which translates to MTTPPRLLATSDLHVTYQQNRDFVDAIRPPSPDDWLIVAGDVAEKFDDVEWALGLLRRRFARVVWSPGNHELWTTKDDPVQARGEVRYKQLVELCRSLDVLTPEDEFAVFEGQGGPVAVAPLFTLYDYTFRPAGTTDKATALAAAQEAGVVCTDEYFLHPDPYPSREAWSAARVAESERRLSAVDPSLRTVLINHWPLVRDPTFVLRYPEFALWCGTERTADWHLRFRAAVAVYGHLHIPRTIRKDGVRFDEVSLGYPREWQPRGWTGAPLLDVLREGDAR; encoded by the coding sequence GTGACCACGCCGCCCCGACTGCTCGCCACCAGCGACCTGCACGTCACCTACCAACAGAACCGGGACTTCGTCGACGCGATCCGGCCGCCCTCGCCCGACGACTGGCTGATCGTCGCGGGCGACGTGGCGGAGAAGTTCGACGACGTGGAGTGGGCGCTGGGCCTGCTGCGCCGCCGGTTCGCGCGGGTGGTCTGGTCGCCGGGCAACCACGAGCTGTGGACGACGAAGGACGACCCGGTGCAGGCCCGCGGCGAGGTGCGCTACAAGCAGCTCGTCGAGCTGTGCCGCAGCCTCGACGTGCTCACCCCCGAGGACGAGTTCGCGGTGTTCGAGGGGCAGGGCGGGCCGGTCGCGGTGGCGCCGCTGTTCACCCTCTACGACTACACGTTCCGGCCCGCGGGCACGACGGACAAGGCCACCGCGCTGGCCGCGGCCCAGGAGGCCGGCGTCGTGTGCACCGACGAGTACTTCCTGCACCCGGACCCGTACCCGAGCCGGGAGGCGTGGTCCGCCGCGCGGGTGGCGGAGAGCGAGCGGCGGCTGTCGGCCGTCGACCCGTCGCTGCGCACGGTGCTCATCAACCACTGGCCGCTCGTGCGGGATCCCACGTTCGTGTTGCGTTATCCCGAATTCGCGCTGTGGTGCGGCACGGAGCGCACCGCGGACTGGCACCTGCGGTTCCGGGCGGCCGTCGCGGTGTACGGCCACCTGCACATCCCGCGCACCATCCGCAAGGACGGCGTGCGGTTCGACGAGGTGTCGCTGGGCTACCCGCGGGAGTGGCAGCCGCGGGGCTGGACCGGCGCGCCGCTGCTGGACGTGCTGCGCGAGGGGGACGCCCGGTGA
- a CDS encoding D-alanyl-D-alanine carboxypeptidase family protein, translating into MTRPQQRGDQRRRTATAEPPRAPTRLPPLLALQRAAGNAATTRLLATVQRCGPEPCDCDTEERERHEERQVQRAVREGVVAEPSTPRPNPATCMVHLHGNEVNGLRAAQSLVPRCDVNLVHLTNTTRHIHVTTGGGTCEADPNRIFSDTALNALWPRWNRGRCARDPVKADAIAQITAFRDQQLWPAIRRCMGVPGTLEEEAREGMCREGAPIAAFHNNDPSPSIDILAYCPGPGGPPACGGRLGSEARDNRATDTTDVPADRNPHIAPGQDKDDFFLVTKRADFDGLVAQGRNVVLQSPNARDDGSLSARFAHGRYANVEAELGGPQARNDAMGEEAVTRMGATCTPVQRDTAPPRTASPETSETEGLDGLLSWLRRLLGEVVRVLEQTATTPAATEREAPPPTLPRSCRTFADQGALDAAKARISTSVIGRMADRDVISWVVGLTPPPTAVTREATEQRDCMLAAIRAAARRPGSGITLPAGSLAHSDHRGFAQQRAIWDRKFTFADRAHGGRPFDRISDGARTRCAPALGADVRWDPDNPAHRRCWLTVLTDDERQQEILQASSAPGISRHHWGTDFDLFDADMNPDRWRTGGAFADEYGWLQRNASTYGFVQSFTTTSAFMSAGYMEERWHWSYYPAAQALLEFARGHQADVEARLLAEWGTSPRFSFIRARWRDFMFNVNERGWF; encoded by the coding sequence ATGACGCGTCCGCAGCAACGAGGCGACCAGCGCCGCCGCACGGCCACGGCCGAACCGCCCCGCGCCCCCACCCGCCTGCCGCCCCTGCTGGCGCTCCAGCGCGCCGCCGGCAACGCCGCCACCACCCGGCTCCTCGCCACCGTGCAGCGGTGCGGGCCCGAACCCTGCGACTGCGACACCGAGGAGCGCGAGCGCCACGAGGAGCGGCAGGTGCAGCGGGCCGTGCGGGAAGGGGTGGTCGCCGAGCCCTCCACACCGCGCCCCAACCCGGCCACCTGCATGGTCCACCTGCACGGCAACGAGGTGAACGGCCTGCGCGCCGCCCAGTCGCTGGTGCCCCGCTGCGACGTCAACCTCGTCCACCTCACCAACACCACCCGCCACATCCACGTGACCACCGGCGGCGGCACGTGCGAGGCCGACCCGAACCGCATCTTCTCCGACACCGCCCTGAACGCCCTGTGGCCCCGCTGGAACAGGGGCCGCTGCGCCCGCGACCCGGTCAAGGCCGACGCGATCGCCCAGATCACCGCGTTCCGCGACCAGCAGCTGTGGCCGGCGATCCGCCGCTGCATGGGCGTCCCCGGCACCCTGGAGGAGGAAGCGCGCGAAGGCATGTGCCGGGAGGGCGCCCCCATCGCCGCCTTCCACAACAACGACCCGAGCCCCAGCATCGACATCCTGGCCTACTGCCCCGGTCCCGGCGGCCCGCCCGCCTGCGGTGGCCGACTCGGCTCGGAGGCCCGCGACAACCGGGCCACCGACACCACCGACGTGCCGGCCGACCGGAACCCGCACATCGCGCCCGGCCAGGACAAGGACGACTTCTTCCTGGTCACCAAGAGGGCGGACTTCGACGGCCTGGTCGCACAGGGCCGCAACGTCGTGCTCCAGTCGCCCAACGCCCGCGACGACGGCTCGCTCTCGGCCCGCTTCGCGCACGGCCGCTACGCCAACGTCGAGGCCGAACTGGGTGGCCCGCAGGCGCGCAACGACGCGATGGGCGAGGAAGCCGTCACTCGGATGGGCGCCACCTGCACGCCTGTGCAACGCGACACCGCACCACCGCGGACCGCGTCACCGGAGACCTCGGAAACCGAAGGGCTCGACGGCCTCCTGAGCTGGTTGCGGCGCCTGCTGGGCGAGGTCGTGCGCGTGCTGGAGCAGACGGCCACCACGCCCGCCGCCACGGAGCGGGAGGCGCCGCCGCCCACCCTGCCCCGCAGCTGCCGCACCTTCGCCGACCAGGGCGCGCTCGACGCGGCCAAGGCGCGCATCAGCACTTCGGTGATCGGCCGCATGGCCGACCGGGACGTCATCAGCTGGGTGGTCGGCCTCACCCCGCCGCCGACCGCGGTCACCCGCGAGGCCACCGAGCAGCGCGACTGCATGCTCGCCGCGATCCGCGCGGCCGCCCGGCGACCCGGCTCCGGCATCACCCTGCCCGCCGGCTCCCTGGCCCACTCCGACCACCGCGGTTTCGCCCAGCAGCGCGCCATCTGGGACCGCAAGTTCACCTTCGCCGACCGCGCCCACGGCGGCCGCCCGTTCGACCGGATCAGCGACGGCGCGCGGACCCGCTGCGCGCCCGCCCTCGGCGCCGACGTGCGCTGGGACCCCGACAACCCCGCCCACCGCCGCTGCTGGCTCACCGTCCTCACCGACGACGAGCGCCAGCAGGAGATCCTCCAAGCCTCCAGCGCGCCCGGCATCTCCCGCCACCACTGGGGCACCGACTTCGACCTGTTCGACGCCGACATGAACCCGGACCGGTGGCGGACCGGGGGCGCGTTCGCCGACGAGTACGGCTGGCTCCAGCGCAACGCCTCGACCTACGGGTTCGTCCAGTCCTTCACCACCACCTCGGCCTTCATGTCGGCCGGCTACATGGAGGAGCGCTGGCACTGGTCGTACTACCCGGCGGCGCAGGCCCTGCTGGAGTTCGCCCGCGGGCACCAGGCCGACGTCGAGGCGAGGCTGCTCGCCGAGTGGGGCACGAGCCCGCGGTTCAGCTTCATCCGCGCCCGGTGGCGGGACTTCATGTTCAACGTCAACGAACGCGGCTGGTTCTGA
- a CDS encoding cellulase family glycosylhydrolase has product MAPRPRWPLAVVAALALSTPWQPAAQAGPVAQAGLAAPGPVAQAAVEHQAEAAVVAGGATESNHAGYTGSGFVNYDNAPGGYVEFTVTAAAAGQATLGFRYANGTTANRPVDVSVNGVVRAGGVPFPGTGAWSTWRTATVTAPLVAGVNRVRATATTTAGGPNLDRLDVTVGTPATARPAEVNGQLRVCGTKLCNRYGKPIQLRGMSTHGIQWYAQCVKPASLDALAGDWGADVLRISMYVQEDGYETDPRRFTDLVHGYIEEATRRGLYALVDWHQLDPGDPNANIALARTFFTEVAARHRDKTNVIYDIANEPNNVSWAGIKSYAEQMIPVIRAQDPEAVVFVGTHGWGSLGISDGRSEQDIVNNPINATNFMYTFHFYAASHQDEYFAALTRAAARLPIFVTEFGTQTYTGDGANDFAYSQKYLDFLAANKIGWTNWNFSDDFRSGAVFKEGTCAGSTFTGTGVLKPAGQWIRERMRTPDDFPTS; this is encoded by the coding sequence TTGGCACCCCGTCCCCGATGGCCCCTCGCCGTCGTCGCGGCCCTCGCCCTGTCCACGCCCTGGCAACCCGCCGCGCAGGCCGGACCCGTCGCCCAGGCCGGCCTCGCGGCCCCGGGGCCCGTCGCCCAGGCCGCCGTCGAGCACCAGGCCGAGGCGGCGGTGGTCGCCGGCGGCGCGACCGAGTCCAACCACGCCGGCTACACCGGCAGCGGGTTCGTCAACTACGACAACGCCCCCGGCGGCTACGTCGAGTTCACCGTCACCGCGGCCGCGGCCGGCCAGGCGACCCTGGGCTTCCGCTACGCCAACGGCACCACCGCGAACCGCCCGGTGGACGTCTCGGTCAACGGCGTGGTGCGGGCGGGCGGCGTGCCGTTCCCCGGCACCGGCGCGTGGAGCACGTGGCGGACCGCCACGGTGACCGCCCCGCTGGTCGCGGGCGTGAACCGGGTCCGCGCCACCGCCACCACCACCGCGGGCGGCCCCAACCTCGACCGCCTCGACGTCACGGTCGGCACCCCGGCGACCGCCCGCCCGGCGGAGGTCAACGGGCAGCTGCGCGTGTGCGGCACCAAGCTGTGCAACCGGTACGGCAAGCCGATCCAGCTGCGCGGCATGAGCACCCACGGCATCCAGTGGTACGCGCAGTGCGTCAAGCCCGCGTCGCTCGACGCCCTGGCCGGCGACTGGGGCGCCGACGTCCTGCGGATCTCGATGTACGTGCAGGAGGACGGCTACGAGACCGACCCGCGCCGCTTCACCGACCTGGTGCACGGCTACATCGAGGAGGCCACCCGGCGGGGCCTGTACGCCCTGGTGGACTGGCACCAGCTCGACCCGGGCGACCCCAACGCCAACATCGCGCTGGCGCGGACGTTCTTCACCGAGGTCGCGGCCCGGCACCGCGACAAGACCAACGTCATCTACGACATCGCCAACGAGCCCAACAACGTGTCGTGGGCGGGCATCAAGTCCTACGCCGAGCAGATGATCCCGGTGATCCGGGCGCAGGACCCGGAGGCCGTGGTGTTCGTCGGCACCCACGGCTGGGGCTCGCTGGGCATCTCGGACGGGCGGTCGGAGCAGGACATCGTCAACAACCCGATCAACGCCACGAACTTCATGTACACGTTCCACTTCTACGCGGCGTCGCACCAGGACGAGTACTTCGCCGCCCTGACCCGCGCGGCGGCCCGGCTGCCGATCTTCGTGACGGAGTTCGGCACCCAGACCTACACCGGTGACGGGGCCAACGACTTCGCGTACAGCCAGAAGTACCTGGACTTCCTGGCGGCCAACAAGATCGGCTGGACGAACTGGAACTTCTCCGACGACTTCCGGTCGGGCGCGGTGTTCAAGGAGGGTACCTGCGCGGGCAGCACCTTCACCGGGACGGGTGTGCTCAAGCCCGCGGGTCAGTGGATCCGCGAGCGGATGCGCACGCCGGACGACTTCCCGACCAGTTGA
- a CDS encoding TetR/AcrR family transcriptional regulator: MRSTSQQAVLDAALALVAEGGLDAVTIGALTARSGVSNGSVYHHFGSRAGLLAVLYRESFAHCMAALVPALEVGDARKAVRAVVARYLEWVADHPGRAHFLYAAPESADPAVKLAAFRPVARWFAARMAAGELREVPLWALDPVVMGPAHECARRHLRHGFDLGPAVDLVADAVWGAVAPVG; this comes from the coding sequence GTGAGATCGACTAGTCAGCAGGCCGTGCTGGACGCGGCGCTCGCGCTGGTCGCCGAGGGCGGGCTGGACGCGGTCACCATCGGCGCCCTGACCGCCCGCTCCGGGGTGTCGAACGGCAGCGTCTACCACCACTTCGGCAGCCGCGCGGGCCTGCTCGCGGTGCTGTACCGGGAGAGCTTCGCGCACTGCATGGCCGCGCTGGTGCCCGCGCTGGAGGTCGGTGACGCGCGGAAGGCGGTGCGGGCGGTGGTGGCGCGGTACCTGGAGTGGGTGGCCGACCACCCCGGGCGCGCCCACTTCCTCTACGCGGCACCGGAGTCCGCCGACCCGGCGGTGAAGCTCGCGGCGTTCCGGCCGGTGGCGCGCTGGTTCGCGGCCCGGATGGCGGCGGGCGAGCTGCGCGAGGTGCCGCTGTGGGCGTTGGACCCGGTGGTGATGGGACCGGCGCACGAGTGCGCCCGGCGCCACCTGCGGCACGGGTTCGACCTGGGGCCCGCAGTGGATCTGGTGGCTGATGCCGTGTGGGGTGCGGTGGCGCCCGTAGGGTGA
- a CDS encoding glutamate--cysteine ligase family protein: MGDEVARHEFTREDRTRYRTKVRRCLDVFARMLRESRFELDRPMTGLEIELNLVDDVGDPAMRNAEALEAICDPDFVTELGQWNVEINVAPRQLTSGGLAEFEKVVRDSLNEADRKARGADAHMVMVGILPTLQARHMGAEALSGNPRYALLNEQVLAARGEDLHIAVDGVERLQMTADSIVPEAACTSTQFHLQVSPDAFASYWNAAQAIAGVQVAVGANSPFLLGKELWRETRIALFQQATDTRSDELKEQGVRPRVWFGERWITSIFDLFEENVRYFPALLPICDPEDPLQVLERGDTPSLAELRLHNGTIYRWNRPVYDVVRDKPHLRVENRTLPAGPTVVDTLANAAFYYGLVRTLAEEERPLWSQMSFSAAEENFLAGARNGIDAQVYWPGLGTVPAAELVLRRLLPMAHEGLVKLKVDPQDRDRLLGIVEQRCLTGVNGATWQARVFHRHYDHTALDRPEALRRMLRTYRDLMHSNEPVHTWPVS; the protein is encoded by the coding sequence ATGGGCGACGAGGTCGCACGGCACGAGTTCACCCGCGAGGACCGCACCCGCTACCGCACGAAGGTGCGCCGCTGCCTCGACGTGTTCGCCCGCATGCTGCGCGAGTCGCGGTTCGAGCTGGACCGGCCCATGACCGGGCTGGAGATCGAGCTGAACCTGGTCGACGACGTCGGCGACCCGGCCATGCGCAACGCCGAGGCGCTGGAGGCCATCTGCGACCCGGACTTCGTCACCGAGCTCGGCCAGTGGAACGTGGAGATCAACGTCGCGCCGCGGCAGCTGACCTCCGGCGGGCTGGCCGAGTTCGAGAAGGTGGTGCGGGACTCCCTCAACGAGGCCGACCGCAAGGCCCGCGGCGCGGACGCGCACATGGTGATGGTCGGCATCCTGCCGACGCTCCAGGCCAGGCACATGGGCGCCGAGGCGCTGTCGGGCAACCCCCGGTACGCGCTGCTCAACGAGCAGGTGCTGGCCGCGCGCGGCGAGGACCTGCACATCGCCGTCGACGGCGTCGAGCGGTTGCAGATGACGGCCGACTCGATCGTGCCCGAGGCGGCGTGCACGTCCACCCAGTTCCACCTCCAGGTGTCGCCGGACGCGTTCGCGTCGTACTGGAACGCGGCGCAGGCGATCGCGGGCGTGCAGGTGGCCGTGGGCGCGAACTCGCCCTTTTTACTGGGCAAGGAGCTGTGGCGGGAGACGCGGATCGCGCTGTTCCAGCAGGCCACGGACACGCGCAGCGACGAGCTGAAGGAGCAGGGCGTCCGGCCGCGGGTGTGGTTCGGGGAGCGGTGGATCACGTCGATCTTCGACCTGTTCGAGGAGAACGTGCGCTACTTCCCGGCGCTGCTGCCGATCTGCGACCCCGAGGACCCGCTGCAGGTGCTGGAGCGCGGCGACACGCCGTCGCTGGCCGAGCTGCGCCTGCACAACGGCACCATCTACCGGTGGAACCGCCCGGTGTACGACGTGGTGCGGGACAAGCCGCACCTGCGGGTGGAGAACCGGACGCTGCCCGCCGGGCCGACCGTGGTGGACACGCTGGCGAACGCGGCGTTCTACTACGGGCTGGTGCGGACGCTGGCCGAGGAGGAGCGGCCGCTGTGGTCGCAGATGTCGTTCAGCGCGGCGGAGGAGAACTTCCTGGCCGGCGCGCGCAACGGCATCGACGCGCAGGTGTACTGGCCGGGCCTGGGCACGGTCCCGGCGGCGGAGCTGGTGCTGCGCAGGCTGCTGCCGATGGCGCACGAGGGCCTGGTCAAGCTGAAGGTGGACCCCCAGGACCGCGACCGCCTGCTGGGCATCGTGGAGCAGCGGTGCCTGACCGGCGTGAACGGCGCGACGTGGCAGGCGCGGGTGTTCCACCGGCACTACGACCACACGGCGCTGGACCGGCCCGAGGCGTTGCGCCGGATGCTGCGCACCTACCGGGACCTGATGCACTCCAACGAGCCGGTGCACACCTGGCCGGTGTCGTAG
- a CDS encoding type III secretion system chaperone family protein: protein MATWGDLAAYVHDTYDVISENEDEIRILFNFEQFDEDDERTQVIILVREVLDRLHEWVQIASPVGLASDVDLHAFLTEIGNSTIACGAAIMGDHVVLRHSLPLADLDIHEFTEPLSLLAGTADRLEETFFGGDNY, encoded by the coding sequence ATGGCCACTTGGGGCGACCTCGCCGCTTACGTGCACGACACCTATGACGTGATCTCGGAGAACGAGGACGAGATCCGCATCCTGTTCAACTTCGAGCAGTTCGACGAGGACGACGAGCGGACGCAGGTCATCATCCTGGTGCGCGAGGTGCTCGACCGGTTGCACGAGTGGGTCCAGATCGCCTCGCCCGTCGGGTTGGCCTCCGACGTCGACCTGCACGCGTTCCTGACCGAGATCGGCAACTCCACCATCGCCTGCGGTGCGGCGATCATGGGCGACCACGTGGTGCTGCGCCACTCGCTGCCGCTGGCGGACCTGGACATCCACGAGTTCACCGAACCGCTGTCGCTGCTCGCGGGCACGGCCGACCGGTTGGAGGAGACCTTCTTCGGCGGCGACAACTACTGA
- a CDS encoding histidine kinase yields MTPVWTVGAVLLVGAAVVITLWRTSRARNDFLTNEQRITFETLHTAWSAAPPLRAGLVPEAAKKSVRHLRTLLGTPALALTDETEVVAWEGAGAHHAAEAMDLAAEVFATGRTRAFDITCSTPDCPVHTAVLAPLTVEGRVVGVLAAYSREASAGLVRATNEVARWASGQLELAELDRSRTRLVEAEVRALRAQISPHFIYNSLSAIASYVRTDPERARTLLLDFADFTRYSFRRAGDFTTLSEELRSIDQYLALERARFGERLQVTLQIAPEVLPVTVPFLCLQPLVENAVRHGMEGKVGPGRISILAADAGEEAHITIEDDGIGMDPEALRRTLAGQVDETAGIGLGNIDERLRRCYGDDYGLVVETAPGLGTKISVRVPKYSAGVHA; encoded by the coding sequence GTGACGCCGGTGTGGACGGTGGGCGCGGTGCTGCTGGTGGGTGCCGCCGTGGTGATCACGCTCTGGCGGACCTCCCGCGCCCGCAACGACTTCCTCACCAACGAGCAGCGGATCACCTTCGAGACGCTGCACACCGCGTGGTCGGCGGCGCCGCCGCTGCGCGCCGGGCTGGTGCCGGAGGCGGCGAAGAAGTCGGTCAGGCACCTGCGCACGCTGCTGGGCACGCCCGCGCTGGCACTGACCGACGAGACCGAGGTGGTGGCGTGGGAGGGCGCGGGCGCGCACCACGCGGCCGAGGCGATGGACCTGGCCGCGGAGGTGTTCGCCACCGGCCGCACCAGGGCGTTCGACATCACCTGCTCCACCCCGGACTGCCCGGTGCACACGGCGGTGCTCGCGCCGCTGACCGTGGAGGGGCGGGTGGTGGGCGTGCTGGCCGCGTACAGCCGGGAGGCGTCGGCGGGGCTGGTGCGGGCCACCAACGAGGTCGCGCGGTGGGCGTCGGGGCAGTTGGAGCTGGCCGAGCTGGACCGGTCGCGGACGCGGTTGGTGGAGGCGGAGGTGCGGGCGCTGCGGGCGCAGATCTCGCCGCACTTCATCTACAACTCGCTGTCGGCGATCGCCTCCTACGTGCGCACGGACCCCGAGCGGGCCCGCACGCTGCTGCTGGACTTCGCCGACTTCACCCGGTACTCGTTCCGCCGGGCCGGCGACTTCACCACGCTGTCGGAGGAGCTGAGGTCGATCGACCAGTACCTGGCGCTGGAGCGGGCGCGGTTCGGCGAGCGGTTGCAGGTGACGCTGCAGATCGCGCCGGAGGTGCTGCCGGTGACCGTGCCGTTCCTGTGCCTGCAGCCGCTGGTGGAGAACGCGGTGCGGCACGGCATGGAGGGCAAGGTCGGGCCGGGGCGCATCTCGATCCTGGCGGCGGACGCCGGGGAGGAGGCGCACATCACCATCGAGGACGACGGCATCGGCATGGACCCCGAGGCGCTGCGCCGCACGCTGGCGGGGCAGGTCGACGAGACGGCGGGCATCGGGCTGGGCAACATCGACGAGCGCCTGCGCCGCTGCTACGGCGACGACTACGGGCTGGTGGTGGAGACCGCGCCGGGGTTGGGCACGAAGATCAGCGTGCGGGTGCCGAAGTACTCGGCGGGCGTGCACGCCTGA